From Weissella confusa, a single genomic window includes:
- a CDS encoding LCP family protein produces MKKVLLWILGIAVTLIVIGGGVAAFALHNTASKIHSMDSSLSKASDTKTSAGKPVSYLLLGTDTGALGRTEKGRTDTMMVMTVNPNAKTTTMVSLQRDTKITIDGMTEKLNAAYALGDAKQAMTTVEQLLDIKLDGYLLVNMKGMEQLVDAVGGVTVKSPLTFSYEEYSFTENKDVTMNGTEALAFSRMRYDDPRGDYGRQIRQQLVIEAVMNKLKADPKSALNNDFLDAVSDNVRSNISLTSMRNLATKYRDAGETINRDQMTGTGVMIDGVSYQEMSQDEITRVHDEIGDAGK; encoded by the coding sequence ATTAAAAAGGTGTTGCTTTGGATTTTGGGTATCGCTGTTACCCTGATTGTGATTGGTGGTGGCGTCGCTGCATTTGCCCTACACAACACGGCTTCGAAGATTCACTCAATGGATAGCTCATTGAGCAAGGCATCAGATACAAAGACTTCTGCTGGTAAGCCAGTTTCCTACCTCTTGTTGGGAACTGACACCGGTGCATTAGGTCGCACGGAAAAGGGTCGTACCGATACCATGATGGTAATGACGGTTAACCCTAATGCGAAGACAACGACCATGGTTTCTTTGCAACGTGATACTAAGATTACTATTGATGGTATGACTGAAAAGTTGAACGCTGCTTATGCACTTGGGGACGCCAAGCAAGCCATGACAACCGTTGAGCAATTGCTTGATATTAAGCTCGATGGGTATTTATTGGTTAATATGAAGGGGATGGAGCAATTAGTTGATGCCGTTGGTGGCGTGACTGTTAAATCTCCCCTCACCTTCTCATATGAAGAATACTCATTTACTGAAAACAAAGATGTCACAATGAACGGTACGGAAGCATTGGCCTTCTCTCGCATGCGTTATGATGATCCACGTGGTGACTACGGTCGTCAAATTCGTCAACAATTGGTAATCGAAGCCGTCATGAACAAGTTGAAGGCCGATCCAAAGTCAGCGCTGAACAACGACTTCCTTGATGCTGTTTCAGATAACGTTCGTTCAAACATTTCACTGACTTCAATGCGTAACTTGGCTACCAAGTACCGTGATGCAGGTGAAACAATCAACCGCGACCAGATGACTGGTACTGGCGTGATGATTGATGGCGTTTCTTATCAAGAGATGTCTCAAGATGAGATTACGCGTGTTCATGATGAGATTGGGGATGCGGGAAAGTAA
- a CDS encoding DUF6625 family protein encodes MKIMMLTVYFGRLPQTFKLLIESMRHNSSVDFLIITDNELLEYDVPANVKVDFTTFEKFKRNRVSKVFKKYKMLNPYKISDYKPMFGVLFSEELTGYDYWGFMDSDIVLGDIRTFVTDELLKANTKLYSFGHFQIYKNNDTGNNLFKVKTRDFETYQWEDVAKFNQAIAFDEWSGSLGGGLSRKLYNAGFSYYDNVDYLDVYSEKYDLFMVDRPWNLKPITNLRYIQGRLLAEIEGTKREFLYVHFQKRQMKVRVNRFNEYSIYQSLITDSDEEIISDQFDKKAWEETRRKRVWKHRAKMMVSYEYWYRKMKFSKPGKQVRKFVSKLRRND; translated from the coding sequence ATGAAAATTATGATGTTAACTGTTTACTTTGGACGGTTACCGCAAACGTTTAAATTGCTGATTGAATCAATGAGGCACAATTCTTCTGTTGATTTTCTGATTATCACGGATAATGAATTGTTAGAGTATGATGTGCCAGCAAATGTCAAAGTTGATTTTACTACTTTCGAAAAGTTTAAAAGAAACAGAGTCAGCAAAGTATTTAAAAAATATAAGATGCTAAATCCATACAAAATATCCGATTATAAACCAATGTTTGGTGTGCTTTTTAGTGAAGAGCTGACAGGATACGATTATTGGGGATTCATGGACAGTGATATAGTATTGGGCGATATAAGAACGTTCGTTACGGATGAATTGCTGAAAGCAAATACAAAATTGTACTCGTTTGGCCATTTTCAAATTTATAAGAACAATGATACTGGCAACAATCTCTTTAAAGTTAAAACGAGAGATTTCGAAACATACCAATGGGAAGACGTAGCAAAGTTCAACCAAGCTATCGCTTTTGATGAGTGGTCTGGTAGTTTGGGAGGTGGCTTGAGTCGAAAGCTATATAATGCTGGATTCAGTTATTATGACAATGTTGATTATTTGGACGTTTATTCAGAAAAATATGATTTGTTCATGGTGGATAGACCGTGGAATTTGAAGCCGATTACCAATTTGCGGTATATACAGGGACGTTTGCTTGCTGAAATTGAAGGAACAAAAAGGGAGTTTTTGTATGTGCATTTTCAGAAGAGACAAATGAAAGTGCGAGTAAATCGATTTAATGAGTACAGTATTTATCAATCCCTAATTACTGATTCTGACGAAGAAATAATTTCGGATCAATTTGATAAGAAGGCATGGGAAGAAACTAGGCGTAAACGAGTCTGGAAGCATCGGGCTAAAATGATGGTTTCATATGAATACTGGTATAGGAAAATGAAATTTTCTAAGCCGGGGAAACAAGTGCGTAAGTTTGTTTCAAAGCTCAGAAGGAATGACTGA
- a CDS encoding capsular polysaccharide synthesis protein: MLNLSGISINRAFQEFHTMKQFLTAGFGLLVNGTSKTSLELIRMQKMLQVKNKLARRYKDKLVITHQETVERQPGDTVWVYWNSERVEDAPLPIQAAVRSIKRAFRTKRVVVLNDSNLEKYITIPQDILTKKENGVISLAMFSDIVRLNLLIKHGGIWLDSTVLVEDDIENTKIYKAIDDSKLFFFQNLRPGRMGNSIYLSSWLISAWSNDPTMIKTLDIVNDYISGVHSKWQIADYFLLHIVWHLVFENNPGYLESVKKVPNSLPLSLLYELTSDYEEEKINAIFEMMPLQKITYKGFDEAKESSTFKKVVAKYLVNKKEQ, from the coding sequence ATGCTTAATTTAAGCGGGATTAGCATTAATAGAGCGTTTCAAGAGTTTCATACGATGAAACAGTTTTTAACTGCTGGGTTTGGTTTGCTTGTTAATGGAACGTCAAAAACGTCGTTAGAGTTAATAAGGATGCAAAAAATGTTGCAGGTAAAAAACAAATTGGCACGACGTTACAAAGACAAACTTGTTATCACTCACCAGGAAACCGTTGAACGACAACCTGGAGATACGGTTTGGGTTTATTGGAATTCGGAAAGAGTAGAAGATGCGCCTTTACCAATTCAAGCTGCAGTGCGAAGCATTAAGCGAGCCTTTCGAACAAAACGAGTTGTTGTTTTAAATGATTCGAATTTGGAAAAGTACATAACTATTCCTCAAGATATTTTAACAAAGAAAGAAAATGGCGTTATTAGTTTGGCTATGTTCTCTGACATTGTTAGACTGAACCTGCTGATAAAGCATGGTGGCATTTGGCTAGATTCAACCGTACTGGTCGAGGATGATATCGAGAACACTAAAATTTACAAAGCTATAGATGATAGTAAGTTATTCTTTTTTCAAAATTTACGACCGGGCAGAATGGGAAATAGTATATATTTATCAAGCTGGTTGATTTCAGCCTGGTCTAATGATCCTACGATGATTAAGACTTTAGACATTGTAAATGATTACATTTCAGGAGTTCACAGCAAGTGGCAAATTGCTGATTATTTCTTATTGCACATTGTTTGGCATTTGGTTTTTGAAAATAATCCCGGTTATCTTGAATCAGTAAAGAAAGTCCCTAATAGTTTGCCACTTTCTTTACTGTATGAGTTGACTAGTGATTATGAAGAAGAGAAAATAAACGCAATTTTTGAAATGATGCCGTTACAAAAGATTACGTACAAGGGGTTCGATGAGGCCAAAGAGTCGAGCACCTTTAAAAAGGTAGTAGCCAAATACTTAGTGAATAAGAAGGAGCAGTGA
- a CDS encoding glycosyltransferase family 4 protein, whose translation MKILVVVGFHDDTPSGGRKILYEYSNLLAADGHDVEMKFVANTQFPGRKRNLLVNVKNVIRYIRDVKKQYDVSWFKLNKKIKISTIFRSSQIDYSGFDRVILFSFAIALGVDLTNNNPEKFFYFVQADEKVNYDTRVVRKAWQLPIRKIAVSKWLANQVSTYDSNVKVVQNYVDVNEFYITRPIASRKAIALLNHASPAKGTAFGIDVLQKVLVKFPNTEIIMFGNPTKPDNLPFDVTYYQSANHNELREKVYNKAAVFLFTSKLEGWGLVASEAMASGATLVTTKNGGVEDFALQNQTALLGEFGEVDQMVENITTLLSNEQYRVRLAQAGALEMENFTIEKSFSKFKRALNIDDKATE comes from the coding sequence ATGAAGATTTTAGTAGTTGTAGGATTTCACGATGATACGCCATCTGGTGGACGCAAAATATTATATGAATACTCCAATTTATTGGCTGCAGATGGCCATGACGTAGAGATGAAGTTTGTTGCGAACACACAATTTCCCGGGAGAAAGCGTAACCTCTTGGTCAATGTAAAAAATGTGATTAGATACATTCGAGATGTTAAAAAACAGTATGATGTTTCATGGTTTAAGTTAAATAAAAAAATAAAAATATCAACCATTTTCCGTAGTAGCCAAATCGATTATTCTGGATTTGATCGTGTTATTTTATTTAGCTTTGCTATTGCATTGGGTGTGGATCTTACGAACAATAATCCAGAGAAGTTTTTTTATTTTGTCCAAGCAGATGAAAAAGTTAACTATGACACTAGAGTTGTTCGAAAAGCTTGGCAATTACCAATTCGTAAAATAGCAGTTAGCAAGTGGTTAGCAAATCAAGTTTCAACATATGATTCCAACGTCAAGGTTGTTCAAAATTATGTTGATGTAAATGAATTTTATATTACAAGGCCAATTGCTTCTCGAAAAGCTATTGCACTCCTGAATCATGCAAGTCCCGCTAAAGGAACTGCGTTTGGAATCGATGTGTTACAAAAAGTGCTCGTAAAATTTCCAAATACGGAAATTATAATGTTTGGCAATCCGACCAAGCCTGATAATCTGCCATTTGATGTTACTTATTATCAATCTGCGAATCACAATGAGTTACGTGAAAAAGTATATAACAAGGCTGCTGTTTTTTTGTTCACAAGTAAACTTGAAGGATGGGGACTGGTGGCATCGGAAGCTATGGCGTCTGGTGCGACGTTAGTTACAACGAAAAATGGTGGAGTCGAAGACTTCGCGTTACAAAATCAAACGGCTTTGTTAGGTGAATTTGGAGAAGTAGATCAAATGGTTGAAAACATTACGACACTTCTTTCGAATGAACAGTATCGAGTACGGCTTGCACAAGCAGGTGCTTTAGAAATGGAAAATTTCACGATTGAAAAAAGTTTTTCAAAGTTCAAACGGGCGCTTAATATCGATGATAAAGCTACAGAATAA
- a CDS encoding oligosaccharide flippase family protein produces the protein MKVLKNYLFNSAFQIFQIFLPLITAPYVSRVLGPTGVGDYAFSNSVVVYFGILGVLGLTQYGNRMIAFYMDEFEKRSQLFWDVFIVRAISVSVALLIYLGVLMLLPRGQRILFLIQAVYLFSVVFDISWFFNGIENFKITVTRSFIIRILSVVSVFVFVKSNDDLWLYALIMVGGTTLGNLTLWPFLKGLIRPPMIKFGRLLTVLKQSMVYFLPGIASSVYLVLNKVMIGVLDSNVAAGYFQQSDQIVRLALSLVTAMNAVLLPRVANEFKNKNFELIEKYIHKSVSLTLFISLPVMFALFELGKVFAPVYFGPGFSEVGNLMAIEGTMVVFIGLNSVVGWQYMMPIGMVTQMSTSVSVGAVVNFVLNVVLIPFFGARGAALSSVLSELVILVIMVAYTKNKLNFANVFNGMWKYVLAAIVMYLTLLVLHAFIPSNVVFLFVGILLGFIVYMMMLVLFKASIVFDFLKMIHFFKF, from the coding sequence TTGAAAGTTCTAAAAAATTATCTGTTTAATAGTGCATTTCAAATTTTTCAAATTTTTTTACCGCTGATAACTGCGCCGTATGTATCACGAGTACTTGGACCGACTGGTGTTGGTGATTACGCGTTTTCGAATTCAGTAGTTGTATACTTTGGCATCCTCGGAGTTTTAGGCTTAACCCAATATGGGAATAGAATGATTGCTTTTTATATGGATGAATTCGAGAAGCGTTCACAATTGTTTTGGGATGTATTCATTGTTAGAGCAATATCAGTCAGTGTTGCGCTATTGATTTATTTAGGGGTCTTAATGCTACTCCCTAGAGGCCAGCGTATCTTATTTTTAATCCAAGCAGTGTATCTATTTTCTGTTGTATTCGATATAAGCTGGTTTTTTAACGGTATCGAAAATTTCAAAATCACTGTTACTCGTAGTTTTATAATTCGAATCTTAAGCGTAGTTTCTGTTTTTGTTTTTGTGAAATCAAATGACGACTTGTGGTTATATGCATTAATAATGGTTGGCGGAACGACGTTAGGGAATTTAACTCTATGGCCATTTTTAAAAGGGCTTATTCGTCCTCCTATGATTAAATTTGGCAGATTGCTGACAGTCTTAAAACAATCTATGGTCTACTTTTTACCAGGTATAGCGTCATCTGTCTATTTAGTATTGAACAAAGTAATGATAGGAGTATTGGATTCGAATGTAGCTGCGGGATATTTTCAGCAATCTGATCAAATCGTTAGACTAGCTCTGTCCTTAGTTACTGCTATGAATGCGGTCTTGTTGCCGAGAGTGGCGAATGAGTTTAAAAATAAAAACTTCGAGTTGATAGAAAAGTACATACACAAGTCAGTTTCGTTAACATTATTCATTAGTTTGCCTGTTATGTTTGCATTATTTGAGCTTGGTAAAGTATTTGCACCGGTGTATTTTGGACCGGGGTTCTCAGAAGTTGGAAACTTAATGGCAATTGAAGGAACCATGGTTGTGTTTATTGGGTTGAACAGTGTGGTCGGATGGCAATATATGATGCCGATTGGAATGGTAACTCAAATGTCTACCTCAGTTTCCGTGGGAGCTGTTGTTAATTTTGTCCTAAATGTTGTTTTGATTCCTTTTTTTGGAGCTAGAGGAGCTGCGCTATCTTCAGTCCTTTCTGAGTTGGTGATTCTGGTAATTATGGTAGCTTATACAAAAAATAAATTGAATTTTGCCAATGTTTTCAATGGTATGTGGAAGTATGTTTTGGCAGCCATTGTAATGTATTTAACGTTGCTAGTCTTACATGCTTTTATACCCTCAAATGTTGTATTTCTTTTTGTTGGCATTTTGCTGGGTTTTATAGTCTATATGATGATGTTAGTTTTGTTCAAAGCATCGATCGTATTTGATTTTTTGAAGATGATACATTTTTTTAAATTCTGA
- a CDS encoding glycosyltransferase, which translates to MSDVQRIAVIMSTYNPGNEAEAQVKTILEQENVSVELFIRDDGSAIESRELLKKLAISDRRIHLTLADNVGFKRSFMLAIKAAPDFDFYAFSDQDDVWSPTKLWKLIQKIQLEESDVPVLGLGNGVVTRDSKFLSKLYPNIQMYQTPMDVSFRATYGMSFVMNKALFDYLEDEDVAAFDKFAHDQLAALLATLLGKIVVVDENMIEYIQSDRNASGYKETHNTLFKKLSLYFERFKDWSDRLSQNLVEVAYFLQTKELTAQANDILEVVLSSKRTIFGKLKLIMTPTWHSHSLPQNIVTFILIIKGRV; encoded by the coding sequence ATGAGCGATGTTCAACGAATTGCAGTGATTATGTCGACGTATAACCCCGGGAATGAAGCGGAAGCACAGGTGAAAACGATTTTGGAACAAGAGAATGTTTCAGTTGAATTGTTCATTCGAGACGATGGCTCTGCGATTGAATCTCGAGAGCTATTGAAAAAACTAGCAATTTCAGATCGAAGGATACACCTTACGCTGGCTGATAATGTTGGATTTAAGAGGAGCTTTATGCTTGCAATCAAGGCGGCGCCCGATTTTGATTTTTATGCATTTTCAGATCAAGATGATGTTTGGAGTCCCACTAAGTTATGGAAGCTGATTCAAAAAATTCAATTAGAAGAGTCTGATGTTCCTGTATTAGGTTTGGGAAATGGTGTTGTTACCAGAGATTCAAAATTTTTAAGCAAGTTATATCCAAATATTCAAATGTATCAAACGCCCATGGACGTGTCCTTTAGAGCGACATATGGTATGAGCTTTGTTATGAATAAGGCGTTATTTGATTACTTAGAAGATGAAGATGTTGCGGCGTTTGATAAGTTCGCTCATGATCAGTTAGCGGCATTGCTGGCGACGTTATTGGGAAAAATCGTAGTTGTTGATGAAAATATGATCGAATATATACAAAGTGATCGAAATGCATCAGGGTACAAGGAAACTCATAATACTTTGTTCAAAAAACTATCGTTGTACTTCGAAAGATTTAAAGATTGGTCAGATAGGTTGAGCCAAAACCTTGTTGAAGTGGCATATTTTCTGCAAACGAAGGAACTGACTGCGCAGGCAAATGATATTTTAGAAGTGGTGCTTTCTTCAAAACGCACTATTTTTGGGAAATTAAAACTAATTATGACACCCACTTGGCATAGTCATAGTTTGCCGCAAAATATAGTTACGTTTATTTTGATAATTAAAGGTAGAGTGTAG
- a CDS encoding glycosyltransferase yields MLFAYIILNFRTSDITVQSVENITSTVLGDYKIIIVDNNSNDGTAEKLQELSDSHSNIHVLFLDKNVGFAEGNNAGISYAKQFNPDYFVVMNNDAEIVQPNFQDKVSKSFADNAVGIIGPDIVVKNTNVHQNPKRHEPISEGEARRKLAASSKLMSYSDRYLATREWFKSNKWLKNTVRVAKDRISGSRKKADYDISEIGNLILHGSFFVISSAAVVKLGTVFDRRTFFYMEMEILSLRLKSLGIKSKYDNSIKVFHMQNASTNATFHSRIKKIRFQGNQMKESTAVYLKVLEELGELGDVEEG; encoded by the coding sequence ATGTTGTTTGCGTATATTATTTTAAATTTCCGTACTAGTGATATTACAGTACAAAGTGTGGAAAATATAACGTCGACTGTCCTTGGTGATTATAAGATTATAATTGTCGACAACAATTCGAATGATGGAACTGCAGAGAAGCTTCAGGAGCTTAGCGACTCTCATTCGAATATCCATGTGTTATTTTTAGACAAAAACGTTGGTTTTGCAGAAGGCAACAATGCTGGTATTTCATATGCTAAGCAATTTAATCCGGACTATTTTGTAGTTATGAACAACGACGCTGAAATTGTTCAACCAAATTTTCAGGACAAGGTTTCCAAATCTTTTGCTGATAATGCCGTCGGAATCATTGGTCCGGATATTGTTGTTAAAAATACAAATGTTCATCAAAACCCAAAAAGGCACGAACCTATATCTGAAGGTGAGGCCAGAAGAAAACTGGCGGCAAGTTCAAAGTTAATGTCTTATTCTGATAGATACTTAGCCACGCGAGAATGGTTTAAGTCGAATAAGTGGTTGAAAAATACGGTTCGGGTTGCAAAAGATAGAATCAGCGGATCGAGAAAAAAGGCAGATTATGACATTAGCGAAATTGGTAATTTAATTTTACACGGGTCTTTTTTTGTAATTAGTAGCGCTGCCGTTGTAAAGCTAGGCACTGTCTTTGACAGGCGAACATTCTTTTACATGGAAATGGAAATACTAAGTTTAAGACTTAAATCATTGGGGATTAAGAGTAAATACGACAATAGTATCAAAGTTTTCCATATGCAAAATGCGTCTACGAACGCCACATTTCACTCGAGAATTAAAAAAATAAGATTTCAAGGAAATCAAATGAAGGAATCAACGGCTGTATATTTGAAGGTGCTTGAAGAGCTCGGAGAGCTCGGAGACGTTGAGGAGGGGTGA
- a CDS encoding phosphorylcholine transferase LicD: MLSEIQQVELEAIKLIKAALEEENIPFLLRGGSVMGAVKYQGFIPWDDDMDIMIPRRYFSEAIIALQRNANLNMHFYVASYKNGDEIHSYIPRLLVSEEYRKLKKLPQNNHLGLTIVDILPLDRVPTNPIFKFLFVNYVRIIRMFGAVWSLDVTDSISNFSSKRERVLNMLRKIGVTKFYTQNQTYNYIDKVYTWVDGHSSKGIGNITGSLFDRELFDHDVFLPAKYVEFEDTILPVPGEYDAYLKQLYGDNYATYEPEYKKSHLESHRS, from the coding sequence ATGTTGTCTGAAATTCAACAGGTAGAACTTGAAGCAATCAAGTTGATCAAGGCTGCACTTGAAGAAGAAAATATACCCTTTCTTTTAAGAGGGGGGTCAGTTATGGGTGCCGTGAAGTATCAGGGATTTATTCCTTGGGATGATGATATGGACATAATGATTCCTAGACGCTATTTTTCAGAAGCTATCATTGCTTTGCAACGAAATGCTAATTTGAATATGCATTTCTACGTCGCTTCATACAAGAACGGTGATGAAATTCATTCTTACATTCCACGCCTCTTAGTCTCTGAAGAATATAGAAAGCTAAAGAAACTGCCTCAAAATAATCATCTAGGTTTAACGATAGTAGATATTTTGCCACTTGATAGGGTGCCGACGAATCCAATTTTTAAATTCTTGTTTGTAAACTATGTTCGCATTATACGTATGTTTGGCGCTGTTTGGTCGTTAGATGTGACAGATTCAATTTCAAACTTTAGTTCTAAGAGGGAAAGAGTCCTTAATATGTTACGTAAGATAGGAGTAACTAAATTTTATACTCAAAATCAAACGTACAATTATATCGACAAAGTGTACACATGGGTTGACGGACATAGTTCAAAAGGAATCGGTAATATAACAGGGTCTTTGTTTGATCGTGAGCTGTTCGACCATGACGTTTTTTTACCTGCAAAATACGTTGAATTTGAGGACACGATTTTGCCTGTTCCGGGAGAGTATGACGCATATTTAAAACAGCTATATGGTGACAACTACGCCACATATGAACCCGAGTACAAGAAATCACATTTGGAAAGTCACAGGTCCTGA